A stretch of DNA from Thalassococcus arenae:
ACGATGCTGGCCGCGGCGCACGAACCGCATGAACGCGGCCGGATGCAGGGGTTGAACGATTTGCTGGTCTTCGGCGGCGTGACGTTTGCCTCGCTGGCGTCCGGCGGGCTGATGAACTGCTCGGGCGGGACAGCGGAACAGGGCTGGACCGCGGTCAACCTTGCCATGGCGCCGTTTCTGGTGCTGGCCGGTGGCGCGCTGATCTGGTTGATGCTGCGGCCGCGCGACGCGCATGCCTGAGCGTTCAGACGCGCGCGGCTGCCCATAACAGCGACGCGCGGCGCAGGATTTCGGATTCGTTCAACCGCCCCTCGGGCACCGCCGCCGGATCGCGCAATGCGCGGCGCAAGATCCGTGGCGCCCGCCACGCCGAAAGAGCCGCGATGCGAAGCGCGCGGGACGAGCCGGCGCTGCCCGCCCGCGCCACATCGACCAGCGCGGATTTCAGCAGCGCGGCAAAGGCGTCCTCGGTCATTTCCGGCAGCGGGTTGATCCCGCGTTTCAGAAAGGCTGGCACCGCCAGAAGGTAATTGGCCAGCGCCAGCGCACCACCGATTTCGCGGGCGCGCGGTTCGCCCTCCGTGCCTTCGGCGCTGCCGTCCAGAGCGCGTGTCGCGGCCCACATCAACACCCCGCCGGTGTCGTCCAGATAGGCGCGCAGGTCGGACAAGGACGCGATCGGTTCGCGCCTTGCGTCGCGGCGGCGCGCGTCGATATTCTGTTTCAGCACCCCGGCCGTGGCCGCATCGACCACCCGGGCCAAAGGCGTCACCACCTCGTGGCGGCGCACGGGGCCGCCCGTGATGATCTCGTCCAGCGCGTCGGCCCACCATTGCAGGCGCATCTCGGCGATCAGTGACTCTTCCGTCACCCAGGGAGCGCGCGCCACCTCGACGTTGAAAGCATAGATCGGAAACAGCACCGCACGCGCCGCGACCGGCGCGGCCATCGCCGCCGCGAAGCGGTCGGGGTCGCCCTTTTCGACGATCCGCGCGCAGGCGATGGTGTCGTCGTCCAGACTCATGCCGGACGCACCAACATCAGCGCGTAAGCAATATGATCCGGCGCGGCTTCCCATTGCGCGATCTCATGCGCCGCGGCGTCCAGAGCAGCGATCAGGTCGGGACCGGGGTCTTGCGCACGCAACGCAGCGATGTGCGCCTTCATCGGCGTGTAATACGCCTCCCAGCCCGCACCCACGATCAACCGATGGTCGACCACCGCATAGCCTGCCGCCTCTATCCGCGCGACGATTCCGTCCAGATCGGTGATGGCAGGGTATTCCGCCCAGAAATCGCGTACGATCTGCGGCACCTCGCCGGGCAGCAGCACGGGTTCGGAAAACGCCACCGCGCCGCCTGGCGCCAGCGCATCGCACCAGCGCCGCAAGCCTTCGGTCACGCCAAGGAAGTAAAGCGCGCCGGCGCACCAGATCAGGTCATAGGGCCCGGACAAGGCTTCCATGTCCTTTTGCCGGATTCGCACATGCGGCAGGTGTGACAAGCGCGCGCGGGCTTCCTCGGCCAGATGCGGCAAGGCTTCGACACCTTCGATCCGTGCCTCGGGCAAGGCGGTGGCCAGTGTCAGGCAATCCGCCCCCGGTCCGCACCCGGCATCGCAGACCGAAACCTCGCCGGAAATACCCAGCCGTTCCAGCGCCCAGAGCACGTCTTCGGGGGTGCCGGGCCCCTGCCGCGGTATCCCGGCATGCACGGTCAGAAAGGCCTCGCGCGGGGTCATGCGCCCTGCCCGTCGCGGATCAGCTTCCAGCGCACCGCGTCCAGCAGCGCCTCGAACGACGCGTCCACGATGTTGGCACTGACGCCCACGGTGGACCACAGCCGGCCCTTGCCGTCCTCGCTGTCGATGATGACGCGGGTCACCGCCTCGGTCCCGCCCTGGGTGATGCGCACCTTGAAATCCACCAGGCGCATATCGTCGATCTGTTCCTGATAGCGGCCCAGATCCTTGGCCAGCGCCTTGGCCAGCGCGTTGACCGGGCCGCGGTCGCTGCCGTCCTCGTCCATCGAATCGCTGACCGACATGCGTTTTTCGCCGTCCATCTTGATGACCACGACCGCCTCGGACAGCGAAACCATCCGGTCGCGCTTGTTCTTGCGACGCTCGACAGTGACGCGGTAGCGCTTGACCTCGAAGAAATCCGGCAACAGGCCCAGTTCCTCGCGCGCCAGCAGCTCGAAACTGGCCTGCGCGGTGTCGTAGCTGTAGCCCTCGGCCTCGCGCGTCTTGATCCGTTCCAGGATGCGCGGCAGCGCGGGGTTCTTGTCCTCGACCTCCAGCCCCGCCTCGGCCAGGCGCTTGCGCAGGTTCGACAAGCCGGCCTGGTTCGACATCGGAATGATGCGGCGGTTGCCGACGGCGGCGGGGTCGATATGTTCGTAGGTTGCGGGGTCCTTGAGGATCGCGCTGGCATGCAGCCCGGCCTTGTGGGCAAAGGCCGACGATCCGACATAGGGCTGCTGTTTCAGCGGCACGCGGTTCAGGATGTCGTCCAGCATCCGGGCGGTGCGGGTCAGGCCCTCCAGCGCATCGCGCGCGATGCCGGTCTCGAACCGGCTGGCGAAAGGTTCCTTGAGCAGCAGCGTCGGGATCAGCGAGGTCAGCGATGCGTTGCCGCAGCGTTCGCCCAACCCGTTCAGCGTGCCCTGGATCTGCCGCGCGCCCGCCAACACTGCGGCCAGCGATCCGGCCACGGCGGTTTCGGTGTCGTTGTGGGTGTGGATGCCCACGTGGTCGCCCGGGATGCCCGCCGCGATCACCTCGGCCACAATGCGCCCGATCTCGCCCGGCAGGGTGCCGCCATTGGTGTCGCACAGCACGACCCATCGCGCGCCGGCCTCGAGCGCGGTTTTCAGGCAGGTCACGGCGTAATTGGGATTGGCCTTGTAGCCGTCGAAGAAGTGTTCGGCGTCGAACAGCGCCTCGCGGCCCTTCGCGGCGACATGCGCCATCGACGCGCCGATCGCCTCGAGGTTTTCGTCCAGCGTGATGCCAAGCGCGGTGGCGACGTGGAAATCATGCGTCTTGCCGACCAGGCAGACGGCCGGCGTGTCGGCGTCCAGAACCGCGGCCAGAACGTCGTCGTTCTCGGCGCTGCGCCCGGCCCGCTTGGTCATGCCAAAGGCGGTCATGGTGGCGCGGGTTCCGGGCACTTCGGTGAAAAAGGCGCTGTCGGTTGGATTGGCGCCGGGCCAGCCGCCTTCGATATAGTCGATGCCGAGATCATCCAGCGCCTTGGCGATGCGCAGCTTTTCCGGGGTCGAGAACTGCACGCCATGGGTCTGCTGCCCGTCGCGCAGGGTGGTGTCGTAAAGGGAAAGGCGTTCGCGGGTCATGCGAGATACCCCCCGAGCGATAAGGGCCGCGCCCGACCCTGGGAGGGCACCACTTCAGAGGTCTGTGAGGGATCGTCACATGCAACACATTGGTTCGGTTCGGTCGGCCAACATGTGCGCCCTCCCCGGGGGAGGGTTGGGCGCGGCCCGGTGTGCCACCGGGCAGCAACAAGGGACCGGAGACCTATCACAACGAATCCTCCAATAGCTTTTGGTCGAAATTCGGGCCCAATTCCCATTCTGGTCCAGTTGGTGTGTCTTTCACGACCACCCCGGCTCTGACCAACAAACTCCTGAAAGCGTCTGCTCTTTCGAAATCCTTCGCTGCTTTGGCCTCCGAACGCATGGCAAGCGCGTACTCAATCAATTCTTCAGCCGAAGCTGATGCCTTTCCGTCGAACCAACCGCCCAGGTTGTCAGATAGCAACCCCAGTAGGTTGGCTGACTGTTTGAACGTGTATGGGTCGGAGGACTTGAACAACTCTCTCAAAGCGGTAATTGCACCTGCGGTATTCAAATCGTCGCAAAGCGCGTCAACAACAGGCGCGGCGGGGCTAGACGAAGGATCGCCTTCGGCGACTTTAACGAAGCGACGCCAACGTCGCAGTTCGGCCTCAGCCTCGCCACGCTTCTTCTCGGTCCAATCCATCGGCTTGCGGTAATGCGTGCTCAGCATGACAAAGCGGATCACCTCGCCCGGCACGCCCCGGTCCAGCAGATCGCGGACGGTAAAGAAGTTGCCCAGGGACTTGGACATCTTCTTGCCCTCGACCTGCAGCATCTCGTTGTGCATCCAGACCTGGGCAAAGCCGTGGCCGGCGCATTTCGACTGGGCGATCTCGTTCTCGTGGTGCGGAAACATCAGGTCGTTACCGCCGCCGTGGATGTCGAAGGCATCGCCCAGCAACTCATGCGCCATGGCCGAGCATTCGATGTGCCAGCCCGGCCGCCCGCGGCCCCAGGGGCTGTCCCATCCGGGCAGGTCGTCATCGGACGGCTTCCACAACACGAAATCCATCGGGTTGCGCTTGAAAGGCGCGACCTCGACCCGTGCGCCGGCGATCATGTCATCGACCGACCGGCCCGACAGCCTGCCATATTCGGCATAGCTTTCGACCGCGAACAGCACGTGGCCCTCGGCCTCGTAGGCGTGACCGCGGTCGATCAGGTCGGCGATCATCGCCACCATTTCGCCGATATAGGCCGTGGCGCGCGGCTCGTGCGTGGGCCGCAGCGCGCCAAGCGCGTCCATGTCGGCGTGATACCAGCCGATAGTCTCGTCCGAACGCTGCGCGATCAGCGCCTCCAGCGACCCTTCCGCCCCCGCCTGACGCCGTTTCAGCGCGGTTTCGTTGATGCGGTCGTCCACATCGGTGAAATTGCGCACGTAAGTCACGTGATCGGGCCCATAGACATGGCGCAAGAGCCGGTAGAGCACGTCGAAGACCAGCACGGGACGGGCATTGCCCAGATGCGCGCGGTCATACACCGTCGGACCGCAGACATACATCCGCACGTTGGACGGATCGAGCGGGACGAAACGCTCTTTCTTGCGGGTCCGGGTATTGGTGAGAAAGATGTCCATAAGCCCTTGCCTTTCGCGGGGTCGCGGCGGGCTTAGCAACTTCATCTCTCGAAGGAAATAGAAGACCGTCCCGCCAAATGGCCGGGAGGTCCCGACCGTGTCAGGTGATAATGCAGATACAGGTGATCGCGGTCGTCTTCATGCGCGTCAAATACCACGGATCGCGGCGCCTGAACAGGGCCAAGCGCCGCACCGGTCGGTCAGGAATAGCTGACCACCTCGTATTCCACCCCGTCGGGGCCATCGAAATAGAACCGCTTGCCCGGTTCGTAATCGGCGTGGCTGGCGGGTTTGAACCCGGCCTTTTTGACCCGCGCCTCGGCGGCATCCAGATCGTCGACGACCACGCCGATATGGTTCAGCCCGCCCCAATGGCGATAGCGTTTTGCCGGCGGTGCCATGTCGTGGCCGGGCGCATAAAGCGCGACGTAATCGTCATCGGTGCCGACATGCACCGAATAGCCCTGCATCGACGCGCCCGACCAACGGATATGCCAGCCGAACAGGGTTTGCAGGATAGAAGCCGTCGCGTCAGGGTCCGGCACGGCGATGTTCACATGTTCCAGTCTGGCGGGCATGAGGCGTTCCTTTTCCGGGTTGATTCCGGAGCAGGCTAATTCCTCAAGTTCACCTGAGGTCAACAGGAAAGAAAAGCACCCGCATAGCCCGGGCCACAAGCGGCGCACCGGCACGGCCCCTTGCCGCCACCCGCCGTCGCAGGCATCCTGACGGCATGAGCCGCGATACCGTGAATGCGATCTGCGCCGCCCTGCCTGGCGCCGAATGCTCCGACCCCTGGGGCGGCGGGCATGACGCGTGGAAGGTGGGCGGCAAGATGTTTGTCTGCATCGGCGCGGTGCAAAAGGGCGTGTCGGTCAAGACCCCCTCGATCGAAGACGCCGCCCTGCTGATCGACATGGGCCGCGCTGCCCGTGCACCCTATTTCCACCGCTCGTGGGTGCTGATCGACGATGACGCGGTGCCCGAGGACGAATTGCGCGACCGGATCGAGACGTCGTACCGGATCGTCGCCGGCAACTTGAGCAGGAAGAAGCAGCGCGAACTCGGGTTGCCGTGACGCCGCTTTATCTGCACGGACTGCCCGGATCGGCGGCGGAGTTGATGCTCGGATGCGTGCAGATGCAGGTGTTCGACCGCAGCGCACCCAGTTTTGCGCAACTGGCCCTGCGCCTACCGGACGGGCCCGTGCACCTTGTCGGCTTCTCGCTGGGTGCGGCTTGCGCGCTTCGACTGGCGGCGCTGGCGCCCGACAAGGTGAAGCGGGTCACGCTGATCTCGGCTGCCGCGCCCTTGGAACTGGGCGACTTCCTGCCCCATATGGCCGGCGCCGCCGTGTTCCGTGCTGCCCGCTCGCATGACCGACTTGCGGCGCTGACCCGGGTGCAATCCGTCCTGGCGCGGATGTCTCCCGGCCTGTTCGCACGGCTGCTGATAAATGGCGCCGACCCGGCAGACCGATCCTTGTTCCGCGACCCCGCACAGATGGCCGTGCTGAAACGCAGCCTAGCCGAGGGGCTCGGCGACAACCGCGATGCCTATCTGAGGGAACTCGCCGCCTATGTCCGGCCGTGGGCCGGCCACTTGCCACGCGTTGCCGCCCCGGTCACGCTGGTCCATGGCACAGCGGACCGCTGGGCCCCCTTCGCCATGGCCGAGGCTCTGGCACAGGCCCTGCCCGATGCCACGTTGCGCCCGGCCTCCGGGCGCGGACACTACACGACGCTGGTCGATGCCTTGTCACGCTTCAGCGCATAGGACCACGCGGTTCACGCCTGAAACAGAAACGCGGCCGGCTCGCCGGAACACGATGTCCGACGAAAAGCCCGGGACGGGGTCACCCTACTGGTTCTACTGGTTCGCCCGCTCAAGCGCCCGATAGGCGGCGACGTTGGCGTTATGCTCGTCCAGCGTCTCGGCAAAGTTGTGGCCATCGGCCGGGTCCAGCGTCTTGGCGACGAAGAACACGTAATCGGTGTCGGCGGGGTTCAGTGCCGCCTCGATGCTGGCGCGACCGGGATTGGCGATGGGGGTCGGCGGCAGACCGTCGATCACATAGGTGTTGTAGGGCGTCTCGCGGCGCAATTCCGACTGCCGCAGGCCACGACCCAGCACGCCCTCGCCGTTTGTGATGCCGTAGATCACCGTCGGATCGGTCTGCAGCCGCATGCCGCGGTTCAGGCGGTTGACGAAAACGCTGGCGACCAGGAAACGCTCTTCGGCATTGCCGGTTTCCTTTTCGATGATCGAGGCAAGCGTCAGCGCCTCTTCGGGCGAATTCAGCGGCAGATCGGCGGCGCGGTTTTCCCAGGCGCGCGCAAGGATCACCTGCTGGGCGTCCTGCATCCGCGCGATCACATCGGCCATCGCGTCGCCGGGCCGGATTTCGTAGCTGTCCGGCGCCAGGCTGCCCTCGGGCGGCACCTCGACAGAACCTTCCAGCACGCCGATCTGGCCCAGTTCCTGCACCACCTGCCAGCTGGTCACGCCCTCGGCCAGCGCGATGCGGTAGCGGGTGTCGGCCTCTTGACGGACGGCCTTGTATTCCTCGGGTTCCTCCTCGGCGGCCGGGTCGAATTCGGCGCGTTCCTCGTAGCGGCCCGAAACCGGGTCAAGTTCGCGCACCTGGACCGTCGCGTTCGTCACGCCGATGCGATAAACCACCTCGGTCCCGCAGGTCGAGGCCCCGCCGCGGGTCACGATATCGACGATCTCGGCCATCGAAGCGCCTTCGGGCACCAGGTAGCTGCCGGCCTTCAGGCTCTGGCTCTTGTCGGCGTAATCGGCACCCAGCCGGAACAGGACACCACTGGAAATCGCGCCGCTGTCGGCCAGGTTGCGCGACACGCGCTTCATCGTCGCGCCGCGCTCGACCTGCAGGCAGATCGGCTGGGTCAGCGGGCCTTCGACGGTGTACTGGTTCTGCCCCCAGATCAGGACACCCGCCCCGAGAAAGACCAGCACGACCAGGAAGCTGAGCGCGTTCGACGCGATGTTCCGCCACATCGGCGCCTACTCCACCTTGCCGAACAGCACGGACGCGTTGGTGCCGCCAAACCCGAAGGAATTGGACAGCGCATAGCGGATGGCGCGTTCGCGTTTGACCTTCGGGGCCAGGTCGATCGGCGTTTCCACTGCGGGGTTGTCCAGGTTGATCGTCGGCGGCGCCACCTGGTCGCGGATCGCCAGGATCGAAAAGATCGCCTCGATCGCGCCAGCGGCTCCCAGCAGGTGGCCGGTGGCGGACTTGGTCGATGACATCGTGGCCTTGGACGCGGCATCGCCCAGCAGACGCTCGACGGCGCCCAGTTCGATCGTGTCGGCCATGGTCGATGTGCCATGGGCGTTGATGTAGTCGATATCGGCCGGTGTGATCCCCGCATCCCGGATCGCCGCCCGCATCGAGCGTTCACCACCCTCGCCATCCTCGGAGGGTGCGGTGATGTGATAGGCATCGCCCGACAGGCCATAGCCGCAAACCTCGGCATAGATCTTGGCGCCCCGCGCCTTGGCGTGCTCGTATTCCTCGAGCACCACGACCCCCGCGCCTTCGCCCATGACAAAGCCATCGCGGTCGGCGTCATAGGGGCGGCTGGCGGCCTTTGGATCGTCGGCGCGCTTGGTCGACAGCGCCTTGCAGGCGTTGAACCCGGCGATGCCGATCTCGCAGATCGCGGTTTCCGCGCCGCCGGCGACCATCACGTCGGCATCGCCGTACTTGATCAGCCGGGTGGCATCGCCGATGGCATGGGCGCCAGTGGAACAGGCGGTCACCACCGCGTGGTTCGGCCCCTTGAAGCCGTAGCGGATCGACACGTTGCCCGAGATCAGGTTGATCAGCGCGCCGGGGATGAAGAAAGGCGATACCCGCCGTGGCCCCTTGTCACGGATCAGATAAGCGGTCTGCGCGATGGCATCCAGCCCGCCGATCCCGGAACCGATCATCACGCCGGTGCGCAGCCGG
This window harbors:
- a CDS encoding alpha/beta fold hydrolase, producing MTPLYLHGLPGSAAELMLGCVQMQVFDRSAPSFAQLALRLPDGPVHLVGFSLGAACALRLAALAPDKVKRVTLISAAAPLELGDFLPHMAGAAVFRAARSHDRLAALTRVQSVLARMSPGLFARLLINGADPADRSLFRDPAQMAVLKRSLAEGLGDNRDAYLRELAAYVRPWAGHLPRVAAPVTLVHGTADRWAPFAMAEALAQALPDATLRPASGRGHYTTLVDALSRFSA
- a CDS encoding class I SAM-dependent methyltransferase encodes the protein MTPREAFLTVHAGIPRQGPGTPEDVLWALERLGISGEVSVCDAGCGPGADCLTLATALPEARIEGVEALPHLAEEARARLSHLPHVRIRQKDMEALSGPYDLIWCAGALYFLGVTEGLRRWCDALAPGGAVAFSEPVLLPGEVPQIVRDFWAEYPAITDLDGIVARIEAAGYAVVDHRLIVGAGWEAYYTPMKAHIAALRAQDPGPDLIAALDAAAHEIAQWEAAPDHIAYALMLVRPA
- the fabF gene encoding beta-ketoacyl-ACP synthase II, which codes for MTRRVVVTGLGLVTPLASGVEATWSRLLAGESGAGPITKFDASELATTYACEVPYGDGTDGTFNPDDYMDKKEQRKVDEFIRFGIAAAHQAVMDSGWTPEDEESRLRTGVMIGSGIGGLDAIAQTAYLIRDKGPRRVSPFFIPGALINLISGNVSIRYGFKGPNHAVVTACSTGAHAIGDATRLIKYGDADVMVAGGAETAICEIGIAGFNACKALSTKRADDPKAASRPYDADRDGFVMGEGAGVVVLEEYEHAKARGAKIYAEVCGYGLSGDAYHITAPSEDGEGGERSMRAAIRDAGITPADIDYINAHGTSTMADTIELGAVERLLGDAASKATMSSTKSATGHLLGAAGAIEAIFSILAIRDQVAPPTINLDNPAVETPIDLAPKVKRERAIRYALSNSFGFGGTNASVLFGKVE
- the cysS gene encoding cysteine--tRNA ligase gives rise to the protein MDIFLTNTRTRKKERFVPLDPSNVRMYVCGPTVYDRAHLGNARPVLVFDVLYRLLRHVYGPDHVTYVRNFTDVDDRINETALKRRQAGAEGSLEALIAQRSDETIGWYHADMDALGALRPTHEPRATAYIGEMVAMIADLIDRGHAYEAEGHVLFAVESYAEYGRLSGRSVDDMIAGARVEVAPFKRNPMDFVLWKPSDDDLPGWDSPWGRGRPGWHIECSAMAHELLGDAFDIHGGGNDLMFPHHENEIAQSKCAGHGFAQVWMHNEMLQVEGKKMSKSLGNFFTVRDLLDRGVPGEVIRFVMLSTHYRKPMDWTEKKRGEAEAELRRWRRFVKVAEGDPSSSPAAPVVDALCDDLNTAGAITALRELFKSSDPYTFKQSANLLGLLSDNLGGWFDGKASASAEELIEYALAMRSEAKAAKDFERADAFRSLLVRAGVVVKDTPTGPEWELGPNFDQKLLEDSL
- a CDS encoding VOC family protein; this encodes MPARLEHVNIAVPDPDATASILQTLFGWHIRWSGASMQGYSVHVGTDDDYVALYAPGHDMAPPAKRYRHWGGLNHIGVVVDDLDAAEARVKKAGFKPASHADYEPGKRFYFDGPDGVEYEVVSYS
- a CDS encoding squalene/phytoene synthase family protein, which translates into the protein MSLDDDTIACARIVEKGDPDRFAAAMAAPVAARAVLFPIYAFNVEVARAPWVTEESLIAEMRLQWWADALDEIITGGPVRRHEVVTPLARVVDAATAGVLKQNIDARRRDARREPIASLSDLRAYLDDTGGVLMWAATRALDGSAEGTEGEPRAREIGGALALANYLLAVPAFLKRGINPLPEMTEDAFAALLKSALVDVARAGSAGSSRALRIAALSAWRAPRILRRALRDPAAVPEGRLNESEILRRASLLWAAARV
- the mltG gene encoding endolytic transglycosylase MltG, whose protein sequence is MWRNIASNALSFLVVLVFLGAGVLIWGQNQYTVEGPLTQPICLQVERGATMKRVSRNLADSGAISSGVLFRLGADYADKSQSLKAGSYLVPEGASMAEIVDIVTRGGASTCGTEVVYRIGVTNATVQVRELDPVSGRYEERAEFDPAAEEEPEEYKAVRQEADTRYRIALAEGVTSWQVVQELGQIGVLEGSVEVPPEGSLAPDSYEIRPGDAMADVIARMQDAQQVILARAWENRAADLPLNSPEEALTLASIIEKETGNAEERFLVASVFVNRLNRGMRLQTDPTVIYGITNGEGVLGRGLRQSELRRETPYNTYVIDGLPPTPIANPGRASIEAALNPADTDYVFFVAKTLDPADGHNFAETLDEHNANVAAYRALERANQ
- the cimA gene encoding citramalate synthase — encoded protein: MTRERLSLYDTTLRDGQQTHGVQFSTPEKLRIAKALDDLGIDYIEGGWPGANPTDSAFFTEVPGTRATMTAFGMTKRAGRSAENDDVLAAVLDADTPAVCLVGKTHDFHVATALGITLDENLEAIGASMAHVAAKGREALFDAEHFFDGYKANPNYAVTCLKTALEAGARWVVLCDTNGGTLPGEIGRIVAEVIAAGIPGDHVGIHTHNDTETAVAGSLAAVLAGARQIQGTLNGLGERCGNASLTSLIPTLLLKEPFASRFETGIARDALEGLTRTARMLDDILNRVPLKQQPYVGSSAFAHKAGLHASAILKDPATYEHIDPAAVGNRRIIPMSNQAGLSNLRKRLAEAGLEVEDKNPALPRILERIKTREAEGYSYDTAQASFELLAREELGLLPDFFEVKRYRVTVERRKNKRDRMVSLSEAVVVIKMDGEKRMSVSDSMDEDGSDRGPVNALAKALAKDLGRYQEQIDDMRLVDFKVRITQGGTEAVTRVIIDSEDGKGRLWSTVGVSANIVDASFEALLDAVRWKLIRDGQGA
- a CDS encoding MmcQ/YjbR family DNA-binding protein, whose amino-acid sequence is MSRDTVNAICAALPGAECSDPWGGGHDAWKVGGKMFVCIGAVQKGVSVKTPSIEDAALLIDMGRAARAPYFHRSWVLIDDDAVPEDELRDRIETSYRIVAGNLSRKKQRELGLP